A genomic segment from Dermatobacter hominis encodes:
- the bioA gene encoding adenosylmethionine--8-amino-7-oxononanoate transaminase — translation MSDAPQPSAAEWIERDAAVVWHGFTQMAAYPDNSPVMAVSAEGHHIVDADGERYLDAISSLWVTTLGHRVPELDQALRDQIDRVAHTTMLGNGNTVVVELAEALAPLLPVDDPHLLFASDGAVAVEQALKIAFQYWHNLGVEGRTTYLSFGGAYHGDTIGSMSLGDDGFGVDLYDPLRFGVLRAPGFDREDAVEQACALVEEHASRLAAVVVEPLVQGAAGMQLLPPSSFPQLGDTCRRNDVLLICDEVAVGFGRTGTLFASEQCGLRPDLMAMGKGITGGYLPLAATAASKQVYDAFLGEDLGPRTLYHGHSYGGNALGAAVALEHLRLIERDDVLANVRERGEQFGALLAERVAPLPGVAEVRRQGLMIGVELAPPAAGLRWGRRVSAGCVARGVLIRPLGDVVVVVPHLTTTEDEVELIVDVLVEAIGEVTSSAVQVQLDLSGAAAADGD, via the coding sequence GTGTCCGACGCACCCCAGCCGTCCGCCGCGGAGTGGATCGAACGGGACGCCGCCGTGGTGTGGCACGGCTTCACCCAGATGGCGGCGTACCCCGACAACTCGCCCGTCATGGCGGTCTCGGCCGAGGGCCACCACATCGTCGACGCCGACGGCGAGCGCTACCTCGACGCGATCAGCTCGCTCTGGGTGACGACCCTCGGCCATCGGGTCCCGGAGCTCGACCAGGCGCTGCGCGACCAGATCGACCGGGTCGCCCACACCACCATGCTCGGGAACGGGAACACGGTCGTCGTCGAGCTCGCCGAGGCGCTCGCGCCGCTCCTGCCGGTCGACGACCCGCACCTCCTGTTCGCGTCCGACGGTGCGGTCGCGGTCGAGCAGGCGCTCAAGATCGCCTTCCAGTACTGGCACAACCTCGGCGTCGAGGGCCGCACCACCTACCTGTCGTTCGGCGGCGCCTACCACGGCGACACGATCGGCTCGATGTCGCTCGGCGACGACGGCTTCGGCGTCGACCTGTACGACCCGCTGCGCTTCGGCGTGCTCCGTGCCCCCGGCTTCGACCGAGAGGACGCGGTCGAGCAGGCGTGCGCGCTGGTCGAGGAGCACGCGTCGCGGCTCGCAGCGGTGGTGGTCGAGCCGCTGGTGCAGGGCGCCGCGGGCATGCAGCTGCTCCCGCCGTCGTCCTTCCCGCAGCTCGGCGACACCTGCCGCCGTAACGACGTGCTGCTGATCTGCGACGAGGTCGCCGTCGGCTTCGGGCGGACCGGCACGCTGTTCGCCTCGGAGCAGTGCGGCCTGCGCCCGGACCTGATGGCGATGGGCAAGGGCATCACCGGCGGCTACCTGCCGCTGGCGGCGACCGCCGCCTCCAAGCAGGTGTACGACGCCTTCCTCGGCGAGGACCTCGGGCCGAGGACGCTGTACCACGGCCACTCCTACGGGGGGAACGCCCTCGGCGCCGCCGTCGCGCTCGAGCACCTGCGGCTGATCGAGCGCGACGACGTGCTCGCCAACGTCCGCGAGCGCGGCGAGCAGTTCGGCGCGCTGCTCGCGGAGCGGGTGGCGCCGCTGCCCGGCGTGGCCGAGGTCCGGCGGCAGGGCCTGATGATCGGCGTCGAGCTGGCGCCGCCGGCCGCGGGCCTGCGCTGGGGCCGGCGCGTCAGCGCGGGGTGCGTCGCCCGCGGCGTGCTCATCCGGCCGCTCGGCGACGTCGTCGTCGTGGTGCCCCACCTGACCACCACCGAGGACGAGGTCGAGCTGATCGTGGACGTGCTCGTCGAGGCGATCGGCGAGGTCACCAGCTCCGCCGTGCAGGTCCAGCTCGACCTGTCCGGGGCCGCCGCCGCGGACGGGGACTGA
- a CDS encoding aminotransferase class I/II-fold pyridoxal phosphate-dependent enzyme has protein sequence MGSLGDAVRRRNDEIRAADRWRTVRTLGGGAPRTTLGDGTPVVHFASNDYLGLSQHPEVIAAATAATAAEGTGAGASRLVVGGRHVHDELEAELAAWTGHEAAVVFPTGFAANLGAMGALVGAGGRAGTTVFSDELNHASIIDGIRAARARVDVYPHLSTPVGGDALEVLADGLAARETPHAVVVTDLVFSMDGDVAPVRELAELCAEHDAVLVLDEAHAALGPHDAAATARAAGCDVVTVGTLSKTLGSVGGFVAGDRDVVDLCVNTARSFIFTTAPPPSTAAAALAALRIVRGPEGDALRARLRSHVDRVRPGHPSAVVPVVLGSEEAALAGSRALLEQGLLVPAIRPPTVPAGTSRLRVALSAAHDEADVERLAVELDRLTGGLAGPTDRTGQQGERHDQREGAARPVTLVVVAGTATEVGKTWVGAAVARALRERGATVAARKPAQSFEPQDVEPGGIGTDADALAAATGEDPLVVCPPHRRYEVPMAPPMAADALGRDRISLRALADEVGASWPSTAPDVGLVELAGGTRSPAAHDGDGIALARAVRPDVVVLVADAGLGTVHAVRSALDGLGELRARTVVHLNRYEGDGSSDAADLHRRNRDQLVADGSTVTTTVAALADRLSPA, from the coding sequence GTGGGCTCGCTGGGTGACGCCGTCCGGCGCCGCAACGACGAGATCCGCGCCGCCGACCGGTGGCGGACGGTGCGGACGCTCGGCGGCGGGGCGCCCCGCACGACGCTCGGCGACGGCACGCCCGTGGTGCACTTCGCGTCAAACGACTACCTCGGCCTGAGCCAGCACCCCGAGGTGATCGCGGCGGCCACCGCCGCCACCGCGGCCGAGGGCACCGGCGCCGGGGCGTCGCGCCTGGTCGTGGGCGGACGCCACGTGCACGACGAGCTCGAGGCAGAGCTGGCGGCGTGGACGGGCCACGAGGCCGCCGTCGTCTTCCCCACCGGCTTCGCCGCCAACCTCGGCGCGATGGGCGCCCTGGTCGGCGCCGGCGGCCGCGCCGGGACGACGGTGTTCAGCGACGAGCTGAACCACGCGTCGATCATCGACGGCATCCGCGCCGCCCGGGCCCGCGTCGACGTGTACCCGCACCTGTCGACGCCCGTTGGCGGTGACGCCCTCGAGGTGCTGGCCGACGGGCTCGCGGCGCGCGAGACCCCGCACGCCGTCGTCGTGACCGACCTGGTCTTCTCGATGGACGGCGACGTGGCACCCGTGCGGGAGCTGGCCGAGCTGTGCGCCGAGCACGACGCGGTGCTGGTGCTCGACGAGGCCCACGCGGCGCTCGGCCCGCACGACGCGGCGGCGACGGCCCGGGCCGCGGGCTGCGACGTCGTCACCGTCGGCACGCTGTCCAAGACGCTCGGCTCGGTCGGCGGCTTCGTCGCCGGCGACCGCGACGTGGTGGACCTCTGCGTGAACACCGCCCGGTCGTTCATCTTCACCACCGCGCCGCCGCCCTCGACGGCGGCGGCCGCCCTCGCGGCGCTGCGCATCGTGCGGGGTCCCGAGGGCGACGCGCTGCGGGCGCGGCTCCGCTCGCACGTCGACCGCGTCCGGCCCGGGCACCCGTCCGCCGTCGTGCCCGTGGTGCTGGGCAGCGAGGAGGCCGCGCTGGCCGGGTCCCGAGCCCTGCTCGAACAGGGCCTGCTGGTCCCGGCGATCCGCCCGCCCACCGTGCCGGCCGGCACCAGCCGCCTCCGCGTCGCGCTGTCGGCCGCGCACGACGAGGCCGACGTCGAGCGGCTGGCCGTCGAGCTGGACCGCCTGACCGGCGGTCTCGCCGGGCCGACCGACCGGACGGGCCAGCAGGGCGAGCGCCACGACCAGCGGGAGGGAGCGGCGCGGCCGGTGACGCTCGTGGTCGTGGCCGGCACCGCGACCGAGGTCGGCAAGACCTGGGTCGGCGCGGCCGTCGCCCGTGCGCTGCGCGAGCGGGGCGCGACCGTCGCGGCGCGCAAGCCCGCGCAGTCCTTCGAGCCCCAGGACGTGGAGCCGGGCGGCATCGGCACCGACGCCGACGCCCTCGCCGCCGCCACCGGCGAGGACCCACTCGTCGTCTGCCCGCCGCACCGGCGGTACGAGGTGCCGATGGCCCCACCGATGGCCGCCGACGCGCTCGGCCGGGACCGCATCTCGCTCCGGGCCCTGGCCGACGAGGTCGGCGCCTCGTGGCCGTCGACCGCACCCGACGTCGGGCTCGTCGAGCTCGCAGGCGGGACCCGCTCCCCCGCCGCCCACGACGGCGACGGCATCGCGCTCGCCCGCGCCGTGCGACCCGACGTCGTCGTGCTCGTCGCCGACGCGGGGCTCGGCACGGTCCACGCCGTCCGCTCGGCCCTCGACGGGCTCGGCGAGCTGCGGGCCCGGACCGTCGTGCACCTCAACCGCTACGAGGGCGACGGTTCGAGCGACGCCGCCGACCTGCACCGCCGCAACCGGGACCAGCTCGTCGCCGACGGGAGCACGGTCACCACGACCGTCGCCGCCCTCGCCGACCGCCTCTCGCCGGCCTGA
- a CDS encoding NAD(P)/FAD-dependent oxidoreductase has protein sequence MERRRRIVIVGAGFGGLELVKALADAPVDVVLVDANNFHTFQPLLYQVATAGLDGDDIAAPVRGIVRKLKNVNVRLGRVVDIELDDRRLLLQDGPPISYDRLVLAAGAVTNTFGVPGVEEHGFGLKSLDDALRLRQHILRQYERASVDPSLIDEGVLDVVIAGGGPTGVELAGGIAELYRNVLGGDFPNLDVRRARVVIVEPGDRVLAQFHPKLSTRAARTLASLGVETVFGQSVAGTDGKVVELGDGSRIPCSTLVWTAGIKASPLAEIVRGQLGDDSLTRGGRIVVDHQLRIPDHPEVAVIGDLAASIDRDGELLPQLAPVAMQGGRLVAKNLIAEIEGRPLEPFHYFDKGTMATVGRHDAVAQLPGNLRFSGPLGWLAWLGLHLIMLIGFRNRVNVIVNWAWNYFTYDRASRLIVGWDEDDPPDG, from the coding sequence GTGGAACGTCGCCGGAGGATCGTCATCGTCGGAGCCGGCTTCGGTGGCCTCGAGCTCGTCAAGGCGCTCGCCGACGCCCCGGTCGACGTGGTGCTCGTCGACGCCAACAACTTCCACACCTTCCAGCCGCTGCTCTACCAGGTGGCGACCGCCGGCCTCGACGGCGACGACATCGCCGCCCCCGTCCGCGGCATCGTCCGCAAGCTGAAGAACGTCAACGTCCGCCTCGGCCGGGTCGTCGACATCGAGCTCGACGACCGGCGCCTGCTGCTCCAGGACGGCCCGCCCATCTCGTACGACCGGCTCGTCCTCGCCGCCGGGGCGGTGACCAACACCTTCGGCGTCCCCGGGGTGGAGGAGCACGGCTTCGGGCTCAAGAGCCTCGACGACGCGCTCCGGCTGCGGCAGCACATCCTCCGCCAGTACGAGCGCGCGTCGGTCGACCCGTCGCTGATCGACGAGGGGGTCCTCGACGTCGTGATCGCCGGCGGCGGCCCGACCGGCGTCGAGCTCGCCGGCGGGATCGCGGAGCTCTACCGCAACGTCCTCGGCGGCGACTTCCCCAACCTCGACGTGCGTCGCGCTCGCGTCGTCATCGTCGAGCCCGGCGACCGGGTGCTCGCCCAGTTCCACCCGAAGCTCTCCACCCGCGCCGCCCGCACGCTGGCGTCGCTCGGCGTCGAGACGGTGTTCGGCCAGAGCGTCGCCGGGACCGACGGCAAGGTCGTCGAGCTCGGCGACGGGTCGCGCATCCCCTGCAGCACCCTCGTGTGGACCGCCGGCATCAAGGCGAGCCCGCTGGCCGAGATCGTCCGCGGCCAGCTGGGCGACGACTCGCTGACGCGCGGCGGGCGGATCGTGGTCGACCACCAGCTCCGGATCCCCGATCACCCCGAGGTCGCGGTGATCGGCGACCTCGCCGCCTCGATCGACCGGGACGGCGAGCTCCTGCCGCAGCTGGCACCGGTCGCCATGCAGGGCGGACGGCTCGTCGCGAAGAACCTGATCGCCGAGATCGAGGGCCGGCCGCTCGAGCCGTTCCACTACTTCGACAAGGGCACGATGGCCACCGTCGGTCGCCACGACGCCGTCGCACAGCTGCCCGGGAACCTCCGCTTCTCCGGGCCCCTCGGCTGGCTGGCCTGGCTGGGCCTCCACCTGATCATGCTGATCGGGTTCCGCAACCGGGTGAACGTGATCGTCAACTGGGCGTGGAACTACTTCACCTACGACCGGGCGTCGCGGCTCATCGTCGGCTGGGACGAGGACGACCCGCCCGACGGCTGA
- the guaB gene encoding IMP dehydrogenase, giving the protein MAPSDDPSALRDTIGDPTDRFGSLGLTFDDVCLVPGPSDVIPADVDTSTRLTGSIQLGIPLMSAAMDTVTEARLAIAIAREGGLGVIHRNLSIEDQVTEVDKVKRSESGMIVDPVTLGRDHLVADALDLMAKYHISGVPIVDDEHHLVGILTNRDLRFEDDPRKRVDEVMTSEGLVTAPQGTTLEEAQQILGRHRIEKLPVVDDDGRLTGLITVKDINKKLKYPNATKDGQGRLRCAAAVGVGDDALERAQALVGAGVDLLVVDTAHGHSAGVLEVVRKVKANLSVDVVAGNIATGAAAAALIDAGADAVKVGVGPGSICTTRIVAGVGVPQLTAVQECARVAAPHAVGVIADGGVRYSGDIAKAIAAGADIVMVGSLLAGVDETPGEIVLSQGERYKAYRGMGSLGAMNARSFSKDRYFQGEVETTEKVVPEGVEGRVPYKGPAQKILYQLVGGLRSAMGYCGTHTIAEMQRQAQFVRMSPAGLREAHPHDVTITAEAPNYWM; this is encoded by the coding sequence ATGGCGCCCTCCGATGACCCCTCCGCCCTGCGAGACACGATCGGCGACCCCACCGACCGCTTCGGTTCCCTCGGCCTGACGTTCGACGACGTCTGCCTGGTCCCCGGGCCGTCCGACGTCATCCCCGCCGACGTCGACACCTCCACCCGCCTGACCGGATCGATCCAGCTCGGCATCCCGCTCATGTCGGCGGCGATGGACACCGTGACCGAGGCGCGGCTGGCCATCGCCATCGCCCGCGAGGGGGGCCTGGGCGTGATCCACCGCAACCTGTCCATCGAGGACCAGGTCACCGAGGTCGACAAGGTCAAGCGCTCCGAGTCCGGGATGATCGTCGACCCCGTCACGCTGGGCCGCGACCACCTGGTCGCCGACGCGCTCGACCTGATGGCCAAGTACCACATCAGCGGCGTGCCGATCGTCGACGACGAGCACCACCTGGTCGGCATCCTCACCAACCGCGACCTGCGCTTCGAGGACGACCCCCGCAAGCGGGTCGACGAGGTGATGACGTCCGAGGGCCTCGTCACTGCACCGCAGGGCACCACGCTCGAGGAGGCCCAGCAGATCCTCGGCCGCCACCGCATCGAGAAGCTGCCGGTCGTCGACGACGACGGCCGCCTCACCGGGCTCATCACCGTCAAGGACATCAACAAGAAGCTGAAGTACCCCAACGCCACGAAGGACGGGCAGGGCCGCCTCCGCTGCGCCGCCGCGGTCGGCGTGGGCGACGACGCCCTCGAGCGGGCCCAAGCGCTCGTCGGCGCCGGCGTCGACCTCCTGGTCGTCGACACGGCGCACGGCCACTCGGCGGGCGTGCTCGAGGTCGTCCGCAAGGTGAAGGCCAACCTCAGCGTCGACGTCGTGGCCGGCAACATCGCGACCGGCGCCGCAGCGGCGGCGCTGATCGACGCCGGCGCCGATGCCGTGAAGGTCGGCGTCGGGCCCGGCTCGATCTGCACCACGCGGATCGTCGCGGGCGTGGGCGTCCCGCAGCTCACCGCCGTGCAGGAGTGCGCGCGGGTCGCCGCACCGCACGCGGTCGGCGTGATCGCCGACGGCGGCGTGCGCTACTCGGGCGACATCGCGAAGGCCATCGCGGCCGGCGCCGACATCGTGATGGTCGGCAGCCTGCTCGCCGGCGTCGACGAGACGCCGGGCGAGATCGTCCTCTCGCAGGGCGAGCGCTACAAGGCCTACCGGGGCATGGGCTCGCTGGGCGCCATGAACGCCCGGTCCTTCTCGAAGGACCGCTACTTCCAGGGCGAGGTCGAGACCACCGAGAAGGTCGTGCCCGAGGGCGTCGAGGGTCGGGTGCCCTACAAGGGCCCGGCGCAGAAGATCCTCTACCAGCTGGTCGGCGGGCTGCGGTCAGCCATGGGCTACTGCGGCACCCACACGATCGCCGAGATGCAGCGCCAGGCGCAGTTCGTCCGGATGAGCCCGGCCGGGCTCCGTGAGGCGCACCCGCACGACGTGACGATCACGGCCGAGGCCCCCAACTACTGGATGTGA
- a CDS encoding NUDIX hydrolase, whose product MAGRGGPQKIPRPEIWTPGRPAPWAELDPADRLILPDRVRAVYPQDRKGLASPVATDGAEPSAVLVPLYDLDGELHVVLTRRSWNLRTHRGEVSFPGGRAEPGEDALTAALREANEEIALDPALVEPLGELDHLTTVTRRAYIVPVVGLVSRVPELRPNDAEVDRVLHVPLSELTADGVFREERWGEGPTSRPIYFFDLEGDTVWGATAAMLRQLLARLTGTDPGTLIDMDPARDVPPGFRLPGETDDVV is encoded by the coding sequence GTGGCCGGCCGAGGCGGTCCCCAGAAGATCCCACGCCCGGAGATCTGGACCCCGGGCCGCCCCGCGCCCTGGGCCGAGCTCGATCCGGCGGACCGGCTCATCCTCCCGGACCGGGTCCGCGCCGTGTACCCGCAGGACCGCAAGGGCCTCGCCTCGCCCGTGGCGACCGACGGCGCCGAGCCGTCGGCCGTGCTGGTGCCGCTCTACGACCTCGACGGCGAGCTCCACGTCGTGCTGACCCGCCGCAGCTGGAACCTGCGCACCCACCGCGGCGAGGTCAGCTTCCCCGGTGGCCGGGCCGAACCGGGCGAGGACGCGCTCACCGCGGCGCTGCGGGAGGCCAACGAGGAGATCGCGCTCGACCCGGCGCTGGTGGAGCCGCTCGGCGAGCTCGACCACCTCACGACCGTGACCCGCCGGGCGTACATCGTCCCGGTCGTCGGCCTGGTCTCACGTGTGCCGGAGCTGCGCCCGAACGACGCCGAGGTCGACCGCGTCCTGCACGTGCCGCTGTCGGAGCTCACGGCCGACGGGGTGTTCCGCGAGGAGCGGTGGGGCGAGGGCCCGACGTCGCGCCCGATCTACTTCTTCGACCTCGAGGGCGACACGGTGTGGGGGGCGACCGCGGCGATGCTCCGGCAGTTGCTCGCCCGCCTCACGGGGACCGACCCGGGCACGCTGATCGACATGGACCCGGCTCGGGACGTGCCGCCCGGCTTCCGCCTGCCCGGCGAGACCGACGACGTGGTCTGA
- a CDS encoding SCO6745 family protein has protein sequence MATDPARRLWQAAETVHAVTYFHPAALAAIADAGARGFWMGYFAARMAPLGPIGPSTATAVCCNFSPARTTRALPDAWSFVSPADALAARSRGAVAALTDCGLEAEGAAAAAAALEPIVAGLDPSGRPLGGANLDVELPAEPIARLWQLCTTLREHRGDGHVALLVGADLDGCEVDVLATAASGMDAMILRDTRAWTHDEWAAAAARLADRDLVTTDGGLTDAGRALHVDIERRTDALATRSYEGHDLAATTDALRPLARTVAAAGVLPFPNPMGLREG, from the coding sequence ATGGCCACGGACCCGGCACGTCGACTCTGGCAGGCGGCGGAGACCGTCCACGCCGTCACCTACTTCCACCCCGCGGCGCTCGCGGCGATCGCCGACGCGGGGGCCAGGGGCTTCTGGATGGGCTACTTCGCGGCCCGCATGGCGCCGCTCGGGCCGATCGGCCCGTCCACGGCCACGGCGGTGTGCTGCAACTTCTCCCCGGCCCGCACGACGCGGGCGCTGCCCGACGCCTGGTCGTTCGTGTCGCCCGCCGACGCGCTCGCCGCCCGGTCGCGAGGTGCGGTCGCGGCGTTGACCGACTGCGGTCTCGAGGCCGAGGGCGCGGCCGCCGCCGCAGCGGCGCTGGAACCGATCGTCGCCGGGCTCGACCCGTCGGGGCGTCCGCTCGGCGGGGCCAACCTCGACGTCGAGCTCCCCGCCGAGCCGATCGCCCGGCTGTGGCAGCTCTGCACGACGCTGCGAGAGCACCGCGGCGACGGCCACGTCGCCCTGCTCGTCGGCGCCGACCTCGACGGCTGCGAGGTCGACGTGCTCGCCACCGCCGCGAGCGGGATGGACGCGATGATCCTCCGCGACACCCGGGCGTGGACGCACGACGAGTGGGCGGCGGCCGCCGCCCGGCTCGCCGACCGTGACCTGGTCACGACCGACGGCGGCCTCACCGACGCCGGCCGGGCGCTGCACGTCGACATCGAGCGTCGCACCGATGCGCTGGCCACCCGCTCCTACGAGGGCCACGACCTGGCGGCCACCACCGACGCCCTCCGCCCGCTGGCCCGCACCGTGGCGGCGGCCGGCGTGCTGCCCTTCCCGAACCCGATGGGCCTGCGCGAGGGCTGA
- the groL gene encoding chaperonin GroEL (60 kDa chaperone family; promotes refolding of misfolded polypeptides especially under stressful conditions; forms two stacked rings of heptamers to form a barrel-shaped 14mer; ends can be capped by GroES; misfolded proteins enter the barrel where they are refolded when GroES binds) — protein MAKILKFDDEARRSLEAGVNRLADAVKVTIGPKGRNVVLDKKFGAPTITNDGVSIAREIELEDPFENMGAQLVKEVATKTNDIAGDGTTTATVLAQALVREGLRNVAAGANPMGVKRGIEAAVAAAVGSIAELAKEIDEKSEIAQVAAISAADPKIGEVIADAIDKVGKDGVVTVEESNTFGMELEFTEGMQFDKGYLSPYFVTDAERQEAVLDNPYILFVNGKISSVQDLVPVLEKVMQSSRPLLIVAEDVEGEALATLVVNKIRGTFNSVAVKAPGFGERRKAMLQDMAILTGGQVIAEEVGLKLDNTTLDLLGSARKIVVTKDDTTIIEGAGDSEDVNGRVAQIKAEIDNTDSDWDREKLQERLAKLSGGVAVVKVGAATEVELKEKKHRIEDALSATRAAIEEGVVAGGGTALVRAKSAVSGVVDSLEGDERTGASIVLRSLDAPARMIADNAGLEGAVVVQQLERETGNVGLNAATGEFEDLLKAGVIDPAKVTRAALQNAASIASLLLTTEALVADKPEEAPAGGGMPDMGGMGGMGGMM, from the coding sequence ATGGCAAAGATCCTGAAGTTCGACGACGAGGCTCGTCGCTCCCTCGAGGCCGGCGTGAACCGCCTGGCCGACGCCGTGAAGGTCACGATCGGCCCCAAGGGTCGCAACGTCGTGCTGGACAAGAAGTTCGGCGCCCCGACCATCACCAACGACGGCGTGTCCATCGCTCGTGAGATCGAGCTCGAGGACCCCTTCGAGAACATGGGCGCCCAGCTCGTGAAGGAGGTGGCGACCAAGACCAACGACATCGCTGGTGACGGCACCACCACCGCCACCGTGCTGGCCCAGGCGCTCGTCCGCGAGGGCCTCCGCAACGTCGCCGCCGGCGCCAACCCCATGGGCGTCAAGCGGGGCATCGAGGCCGCGGTCGCCGCGGCGGTCGGCTCCATCGCCGAGCTCGCCAAGGAGATCGACGAGAAGTCCGAGATCGCCCAGGTCGCGGCCATCTCCGCGGCCGACCCGAAGATCGGCGAGGTCATCGCCGACGCGATCGACAAGGTCGGCAAGGACGGCGTCGTCACGGTCGAGGAGTCGAACACCTTCGGCATGGAGCTCGAGTTCACCGAGGGCATGCAGTTCGACAAGGGCTACCTGTCCCCGTACTTCGTGACCGACGCGGAGCGCCAGGAAGCCGTCCTGGACAACCCGTACATCCTGTTCGTGAACGGCAAGATCAGCTCCGTCCAGGACCTGGTCCCCGTGCTCGAGAAGGTCATGCAGAGCTCCCGCCCGCTGCTGATCGTCGCCGAGGACGTCGAGGGCGAGGCCCTCGCGACCCTCGTCGTGAACAAGATCCGCGGCACCTTCAACTCGGTCGCCGTCAAGGCCCCGGGCTTCGGTGAGCGCCGCAAGGCGATGCTGCAGGACATGGCGATCCTCACCGGCGGTCAGGTCATCGCCGAGGAGGTCGGGCTGAAGCTCGACAACACGACCCTCGACCTGCTGGGTTCCGCCCGCAAGATCGTCGTCACCAAGGACGACACCACGATCATCGAGGGCGCCGGCGACTCCGAGGACGTGAACGGCCGCGTCGCGCAGATCAAGGCCGAGATCGACAACACCGACTCCGACTGGGACCGCGAGAAGCTCCAGGAGCGCCTCGCCAAGCTCAGCGGTGGCGTGGCCGTCGTCAAGGTCGGCGCCGCCACCGAGGTGGAGCTCAAGGAGAAGAAGCACCGCATCGAGGACGCGCTGTCGGCGACCCGTGCGGCCATCGAGGAGGGTGTGGTCGCCGGTGGCGGCACCGCCCTGGTGCGGGCGAAGTCCGCGGTCTCCGGCGTGGTCGACTCGCTCGAGGGCGATGAGCGCACCGGCGCCTCCATCGTGCTCCGCTCGCTCGACGCCCCGGCCCGGATGATCGCCGACAACGCCGGTCTCGAGGGTGCCGTGGTCGTCCAGCAGCTCGAGCGTGAGACCGGCAACGTCGGCCTCAACGCCGCGACGGGCGAGTTCGAGGACCTGCTGAAGGCCGGCGTCATCGACCCGGCCAAGGTGACCCGTGCGGCGCTGCAGAACGCGGCGTCGATCGCCAGCCTGCTGCTCACCACCGAGGCGCTCGTCGCCGACAAGCCGGAGGAGGCTCCGGCCGGCGGTGGCATGCCCGACATGGGCGGCATGGGTGGCATGGGCGGCATGATGTGA
- the groES gene encoding co-chaperone GroES, with product MSLQPLEDRIVVRPAEAEEKTASGLVIPDTAKEKPQQGEVLAVGPGRRSDSGELIPLDIAVGDTVVYSKYGGTEVSQDGEDVLILSGRDILAIVK from the coding sequence ATGAGCCTGCAGCCCCTCGAGGATCGCATCGTCGTCCGGCCCGCCGAGGCCGAGGAGAAGACCGCCAGCGGGCTGGTCATCCCCGACACCGCCAAGGAGAAGCCCCAGCAGGGAGAGGTCCTGGCCGTCGGCCCGGGCCGCCGCTCCGACTCGGGCGAGCTGATCCCGCTCGACATCGCCGTCGGCGACACCGTCGTCTACTCGAAGTACGGCGGCACCGAGGTCTCCCAGGACGGCGAGGACGTGCTGATCCTCTCCGGTCGGGACATCCTCGCCATCGTCAAGTGA
- a CDS encoding TetR/AcrR family transcriptional regulator, which produces MDPRVARSHAAVMDAARDLLVELGPDGLTVDAVVARSGVAKSTVYRHWKNRDDLVADVFADCMPALEPAAEDLAAVDALRDMAQQMARSLADPRWQRLLPAMILLKTQSDAMAHLNEEMKVQQQDLVTEVFRRCVDEGVLDPVVLKDPERAGLLLIGPVLAVALVDGEGIDEPFVDEVVERFVRGYSPQA; this is translated from the coding sequence ATGGATCCTCGAGTCGCCCGGTCGCACGCCGCCGTGATGGACGCGGCGCGCGACCTGCTGGTCGAGCTCGGACCCGACGGCCTGACCGTCGACGCCGTCGTCGCCCGCTCCGGCGTCGCCAAGTCGACCGTCTACCGCCACTGGAAGAACCGCGACGACCTCGTCGCCGACGTGTTCGCCGACTGCATGCCCGCCCTCGAGCCCGCCGCCGAGGACCTCGCCGCCGTGGACGCGCTGCGGGACATGGCGCAGCAGATGGCGCGCTCGCTCGCCGACCCGCGCTGGCAGCGCCTCCTGCCGGCGATGATCCTGCTCAAGACGCAGTCCGACGCGATGGCCCACCTCAACGAGGAGATGAAGGTCCAGCAGCAGGACCTCGTGACCGAGGTGTTTCGGCGCTGCGTCGACGAGGGCGTGCTCGACCCCGTCGTGCTGAAGGACCCCGAGCGCGCCGGCCTGCTGCTGATCGGTCCCGTGCTGGCGGTCGCGCTCGTCGACGGCGAGGGGATCGACGAGCCGTTCGTCGACGAGGTCGTCGAGCGCTTCGTGCGCGGCTACTCGCCGCAGGCCTGA